In a single window of the Cupriavidus sp. P-10 genome:
- a CDS encoding VOC family protein: MASQAEMFDHAVVVCPDLDAGVQAWQRLGFTLTPRGYHTLGSQNHCIMLRHDYVELLHVTAPSSSRQYYWDAQARGGGCAAMSCKSADAFGTAARLRGSGWYTSDPIEFSRPVRLDDGSEHPATFRVTALDDAPGARYFVCEHRTPELLWRPEWMSHANGADSIATMFLVVAPALVDAAARAYAELTGGELTQLSEHVSSLALDDATLVVSTPQALASATGTGYVQRDVPGYAAIRLRTGDLAAARALWRAAGVLTHDLGPRETLVPAEAAGGVALLFEQRG, encoded by the coding sequence ATGGCAAGCCAAGCAGAAATGTTCGACCATGCGGTGGTGGTGTGTCCCGACCTCGATGCGGGGGTGCAGGCCTGGCAGCGGCTCGGCTTTACGCTGACGCCGCGCGGCTACCACACGCTGGGTTCGCAGAACCACTGCATCATGCTGCGTCACGACTATGTCGAACTGCTGCACGTGACCGCGCCCAGCTCAAGCCGCCAGTACTACTGGGACGCGCAGGCGCGCGGCGGCGGCTGCGCGGCGATGTCGTGCAAGAGCGCCGACGCCTTCGGCACGGCCGCGCGGCTGCGTGGGTCGGGTTGGTACACCTCGGATCCCATCGAGTTCTCGCGCCCGGTGCGGCTGGACGATGGCAGCGAACATCCGGCCACCTTCCGCGTGACGGCACTCGACGATGCACCGGGCGCACGCTACTTCGTCTGCGAGCACCGCACGCCGGAACTGCTGTGGCGGCCGGAATGGATGTCGCACGCCAACGGCGCCGACAGCATCGCGACCATGTTCCTGGTGGTGGCGCCTGCGCTGGTCGATGCCGCCGCGCGGGCCTACGCGGAACTGACCGGCGGCGAGCTGACGCAGCTGAGCGAGCATGTCAGCAGCCTGGCGCTGGATGACGCCACGCTGGTGGTCAGCACGCCGCAGGCGCTGGCCTCGGCGACCGGAACGGGTTATGTGCAGCGCGATGTGCCAGGCTACGCGGCGATTCGCTTGCGCACCGGCGACCTGGCTGCGGCGCGTGCGCTGTGGCGTGCGGCCGGGGTGCTCACCCACGATCTGGGCCCGCGCGAGACGCTGGTGCCGGCCGAGGCGGCGGGTGGCGTGGCGTTGCTGTTCGAGCAGCGGGGCTGA
- the coaBC gene encoding bifunctional phosphopantothenoylcysteine decarboxylase/phosphopantothenate--cysteine ligase CoaBC, translating to MDLRGKHIVLGLTGGIACYKSAELVRLLTKAGATVQVAMTEAATHFITPVTMQALSGRPVFLSQWDARIDNNMAHIDLSREADAIVIAPASTDFMARLANGLCDDLLSTLCIARDCPLLVAPAMNRQMWAAPATQRNAAQLRADGVTILGPGSGDQACGEVGDGRMLEPEELLDDIIAFFQPKPLQGRRVLITAGPTFEAIDPVRGITNLSSGKMGFSIARAAREAGAEVLLVAGPTSLPTPRGVARTDVRSAQQMHDAVLAQLPGADVFVAVAAVADWRPAEVAQQKLKKANDTDTPTLQFVQNPDILATVAARTDAPYCVGFAAESENLEQYGEQKRQRKGVPLLVGNIGHHTFGLDDNEIVLFDAAGMTRLPRADKLSLARQLVAAIGQRLPGRARP from the coding sequence ATGGATTTGCGCGGCAAGCACATCGTTCTCGGCCTGACCGGCGGCATCGCCTGCTACAAGTCGGCCGAGCTGGTTCGCCTGCTGACCAAGGCCGGCGCCACCGTGCAGGTGGCCATGACCGAGGCGGCAACCCACTTCATTACCCCGGTGACGATGCAGGCGCTGTCCGGCCGCCCGGTGTTCCTGTCGCAGTGGGACGCCCGCATCGACAACAACATGGCGCATATCGACCTCTCGCGCGAGGCCGACGCCATCGTCATCGCCCCGGCTTCCACCGATTTCATGGCGCGCCTGGCCAATGGCCTGTGCGACGACCTGCTGAGCACGCTGTGCATCGCACGCGACTGCCCGCTGCTGGTGGCACCGGCGATGAACCGCCAGATGTGGGCCGCGCCGGCAACCCAGCGCAACGCCGCGCAACTGCGCGCCGACGGCGTGACCATCCTGGGGCCGGGCAGTGGCGACCAGGCCTGTGGCGAAGTCGGCGACGGCCGCATGCTCGAGCCGGAAGAACTACTCGACGACATCATCGCTTTCTTCCAGCCCAAGCCGCTGCAAGGCAGGCGCGTGCTGATCACCGCCGGCCCGACCTTCGAGGCGATCGACCCGGTGCGCGGCATCACCAACCTGTCGTCAGGCAAGATGGGCTTCTCGATCGCGCGCGCGGCGCGCGAGGCCGGCGCCGAGGTCCTGCTGGTGGCCGGACCAACCAGCCTGCCGACGCCGCGCGGCGTGGCGCGCACCGACGTGCGCAGCGCGCAGCAGATGCATGACGCGGTGCTGGCACAGCTGCCCGGCGCCGACGTCTTCGTCGCCGTGGCCGCGGTGGCCGACTGGCGCCCCGCCGAGGTGGCGCAGCAGAAGCTGAAGAAGGCCAACGACACCGACACGCCCACGCTGCAGTTCGTGCAGAACCCCGACATCCTCGCCACCGTGGCGGCGCGCACGGATGCGCCCTACTGTGTCGGCTTTGCCGCCGAGAGCGAGAACCTGGAGCAGTACGGCGAACAGAAGCGCCAGCGCAAGGGCGTGCCGCTGCTGGTCGGCAATATCGGGCACCATACCTTTGGCCTGGACGACAACGAGATCGTGCTGTTCGATGCCGCCGGCATGACACGGCTGCCGCGCGCCGACAAGCTCTCGCTGGCGCGCCAGCTGGTAGCCGCGATCGGCCAGCGGCTGCCGGGCCGCGCGCGGCCCTGA
- the lspA gene encoding signal peptidase II — translation MASSTSRSARPARRGSKAAGNTTPLLWLAFALLVVLLDQFFKIVIVRSFTYGESRPVTSFFNLVLVYNKGAAFSFLADAGGWQRWFFTGLGIVVGAFIVWLLYRHTGQRLFCFAVSLILGGAVGNVIDRVVYGHVVDFLDFYVGRYHWPAFNVADCAITVGAVLLIVDELRRVRRH, via the coding sequence ATGGCATCGTCCACGTCCCGTTCCGCTCGCCCGGCCCGCCGCGGCAGCAAGGCCGCCGGCAACACCACGCCGCTGCTGTGGCTGGCGTTTGCGCTGCTGGTGGTGCTGCTTGACCAGTTCTTCAAGATCGTCATCGTGCGCAGCTTCACCTACGGTGAGTCGCGCCCGGTCACCAGCTTCTTCAACCTGGTGCTGGTCTACAACAAGGGCGCGGCGTTCAGCTTCCTGGCAGACGCCGGCGGCTGGCAGCGCTGGTTCTTTACCGGCCTGGGCATCGTGGTCGGGGCGTTCATCGTGTGGCTGCTGTATCGCCATACCGGGCAGCGGCTGTTCTGCTTCGCGGTGTCGCTGATCCTGGGCGGCGCGGTCGGCAACGTGATCGACCGCGTGGTCTACGGTCACGTGGTCGACTTCCTGGATTTCTACGTGGGCAGGTATCACTGGCCGGCCTTCAATGTCGCCGACTGCGCGATCACGGTCGGTGCGGTGCTGCTAATCGTGGATGAGTTGCGGCGGGTACGGCGGCACTAA
- the dut gene encoding dUTP diphosphatase — translation MTQPLNPTVEIKVLDARLNEWGLPAYQSEMAAAIDLHACVDEPVTIAPGTAAQLVPAGIAVHMGNPYMAATIVPRSGLGHKKGLVLGNSIGVIDADYQGQIMVSVWNRNAPGTEPIVIQPGERIAQMMFVPVLRPVFTTVDEFSEDSERGAGGFGSTGVHHAKASA, via the coding sequence ATGACCCAGCCCCTGAACCCCACCGTCGAAATCAAGGTGCTCGATGCCCGCCTGAACGAATGGGGCCTGCCCGCGTACCAGAGCGAAATGGCCGCCGCCATCGACCTGCACGCCTGCGTCGATGAACCGGTGACGATTGCGCCGGGTACCGCCGCGCAACTGGTGCCCGCCGGCATCGCCGTGCATATGGGCAACCCCTATATGGCCGCGACCATCGTGCCGCGCTCGGGCCTGGGCCACAAGAAGGGCCTGGTACTGGGCAACTCGATCGGCGTGATCGATGCCGACTACCAGGGCCAGATCATGGTCAGCGTGTGGAACCGCAACGCGCCGGGCACCGAGCCGATCGTGATCCAGCCAGGCGAGCGCATCGCGCAGATGATGTTCGTGCCGGTGCTGCGACCGGTGTTCACGACGGTCGACGAGTTCAGCGAAGACAGCGAACGCGGTGCGGGTGGCTTCGGCTCGACCGGTGTGCATCACGCCAAGGCCAGCGCCTGA
- a CDS encoding LLM class flavin-dependent oxidoreductase, with protein sequence MTKPRLRLSVLDQSPVIAGHTARDALAATVELAQMADALGYTRYWCAEHHGLHGVCNPAPEVMLARIGSVTQRIRLGSGGVMLPYYSPFKVAEQFRMLEGLFPNRIDLGVGRAPGGDLRTAQAVAMGQYDRGAQFEEQVRDLSALLRGEVPPGHLAEGVLLQPEIDTRPELWVLGSSDYGGALAARLGLRFAFAHFINAHAGHLVAQQYREDFAPGYEARPYSAAAIFVICADTDAEAAELERAVDLRRLQMAYGVNAPIPSLAQAAEFTPTERDQFVIERERPRTLCGTPERVAARMEALREQFAADELVVLSVTASYAARLRTYELLAQAFDLGGTA encoded by the coding sequence ATGACCAAGCCACGCCTGCGCCTGTCCGTACTCGACCAGAGCCCCGTCATCGCCGGCCACACCGCGCGCGATGCGCTCGCCGCCACCGTGGAACTGGCGCAGATGGCCGACGCGCTGGGCTACACCCGCTACTGGTGCGCCGAGCACCATGGCCTGCACGGCGTCTGCAATCCCGCGCCCGAAGTGATGCTGGCCCGCATCGGCAGCGTCACGCAGCGCATCCGTCTCGGCTCGGGCGGCGTGATGCTGCCCTATTACAGCCCCTTCAAGGTGGCAGAGCAGTTCCGCATGCTCGAAGGCCTGTTCCCGAACCGGATCGATCTTGGCGTCGGCCGCGCGCCTGGCGGCGACCTGCGCACCGCGCAGGCGGTGGCGATGGGCCAATACGACCGGGGCGCGCAGTTCGAGGAGCAGGTGCGCGACCTGTCGGCGCTACTGCGCGGCGAAGTGCCGCCGGGCCACCTGGCCGAGGGGGTGCTGCTGCAGCCCGAGATCGATACCCGGCCCGAGCTGTGGGTGCTGGGCTCCAGCGACTACGGCGGCGCGCTGGCCGCGCGGCTGGGCCTGCGCTTTGCCTTTGCCCACTTCATCAACGCGCATGCCGGCCACCTGGTGGCACAGCAGTATCGCGAGGATTTCGCGCCCGGCTACGAAGCCAGGCCTTACAGCGCGGCCGCCATCTTCGTGATCTGCGCCGATACCGATGCCGAAGCCGCCGAACTGGAACGCGCCGTCGACCTGCGCCGCCTGCAGATGGCCTATGGCGTCAACGCGCCGATCCCGTCGCTGGCGCAGGCCGCGGAGTTTACGCCTACCGAACGCGATCAGTTCGTGATCGAGCGCGAGCGACCCCGCACCCTGTGCGGCACCCCCGAGCGTGTAGCCGCGCGCATGGAAGCGTTGCGCGAGCAGTTTGCCGCTGACGAACTGGTCGTGCTGAGCGTCACCGCCAGCTACGCCGCGCGGCTGCGCACCTACGAACTGCTGGCACAGGCGTTCGACCTCGGCGGCACGGCCTGA